One genomic region from Campylobacter sp. RM5004 encodes:
- a CDS encoding DUF5718 family protein: MLKECLCLGVVGNVPNHLNQANEAKDFCELNTSDFAPKGVFPFYSKDSKKEFLRRFCISENELILDGDFVQIEPELCVIFKASYKDNELSSLKPQYFAAFNDASKRVNEEKISLKKNFSNASKGIGNLIALNNLEELNEYKIHCYLKRNNELIKYANEDYIKNYFYYSDTLISWLIETINNQTDIATLENIKPLIANKPENILICLGALSYTPFGEKHYLKSGDEIYVSVTNKDDIFNSGSTLKQIVR; this comes from the coding sequence ATGTTAAAAGAATGTTTATGTCTAGGCGTAGTTGGTAATGTACCAAACCATTTAAATCAAGCTAATGAAGCAAAAGATTTTTGTGAATTAAATACAAGTGATTTTGCACCAAAAGGAGTTTTTCCTTTTTATTCAAAGGATAGTAAAAAGGAATTTTTAAGAAGATTTTGTATTAGCGAAAATGAACTTATTTTAGATGGAGATTTTGTTCAAATAGAACCTGAATTATGTGTTATTTTTAAAGCTAGTTATAAAGATAATGAATTAAGCTCTTTAAAACCACAATATTTCGCAGCCTTTAATGATGCAAGCAAAAGAGTGAATGAAGAAAAAATTTCTTTAAAGAAAAACTTCTCAAATGCAAGCAAAGGTATAGGAAATTTAATTGCTTTAAATAATCTTGAAGAATTAAATGAATACAAAATACATTGCTATTTAAAAAGAAATAATGAATTAATAAAATACGCAAATGAAGATTATATAAAAAACTATTTTTATTACTCAGATACTCTAATCTCTTGGCTTATAGAAACTATTAATAATCAAACCGATATCGCAACACTTGAAAATATTAAACCATTAATTGCGAATAAACCTGAAAATATATTAATTTGCTTAGGTGCTTTATCTTACACTCCTTTTGGAGAAAAACACTATTTAAAATCAGGTGATGAAATTTATGTAAGCGTTACAAATAAAGATGATATATTTAATTCAGGCTCAACCCTAAAACAAATCGTAAGATAA